ACAACACGATCGCTACATCGAATGGTGGTTCGAAGCTATGAATCGAGTATGGATGGTCGTTCGAGTGGTCGCCACGCTTCTGGCGGCGATCGCGAGATGAAGCAGATAGCCGAACAGCTCGCCCAAGAGGTGCAATGATCAAGAACCTCGTCGCTGCCGAGTGGCGTTCGCCCGCCGACGGGGTGGCGACCCTGCCCGTATACAACCCGGCCACAGGAGAGGTGATCGAACAAGTCCCTCTCTCAGGCGAGCGCGACGTCCACGCGGCCGTGGCCGCCGCCGCCGCTGCTTTCCCTGCCTGGTCTCGGACCCCCCTCATGGAGCGCGTGCGGTTGATGTTCCGCTACAAGGCAACGCTCGAGGAGCACTTCGAGGAGCTCGCCGCGATCGTGACCAGGCATCACGGGAAGACGCTCGAGGAGTCGCGCGGCGAGGTCCGTCGCGGCATCGAGGTCGTCGACTTCGCGTGCGGCGCGCCCACGCTGCTCCAGGGCCGGACCCTCCGCGACGTCTCCAGCGGCGTCGACCAGGACCTTTACCGCTACCCGCTCGGCGTCTGCGCGGGCATCCCGCCCT
The nucleotide sequence above comes from Candidatus Dormiibacterota bacterium. Encoded proteins:
- a CDS encoding aldehyde dehydrogenase family protein; translated protein: MIKNLVAAEWRSPADGVATLPVYNPATGEVIEQVPLSGERDVHAAVAAAAAAFPAWSRTPLMERVRLMFRYKATLEEHFEELAAIVTRHHGKTLEESRGEVRRGIEVVDFACGAPTLLQGRTLRDVSSGVDQDLYRYPLGVCAGIPPFNFPVMIPLWMFPLAVVAGNTFVLKPSERTPLGAQRLAELFLEAGFPEGILNVVHGAREAVDALLRHPLVSAISFVGSAPVAKYVYETA